Proteins from a genomic interval of Streptococcus sp. D7B5:
- the rpoC gene encoding DNA-directed RNA polymerase subunit beta' → MVDVNRFKSMQITLASPSKVRSWSYGEVKKPETINYRTLKPEREGLFDEVIFGPTKDWECACGKYKRIRYRGIVCDRCGVEVTRTKVRRERMGHIELKAPVSHIWYFKGIPSRMGLTLDMSPRALEEVIYFAAYVVIDPKDTPLEHKSIMTEREYRERLREYGYGSFVAKMGAEAIQDLLKQVDLEKEIAELKEELKTATGQKRVKAIRRLDVLDAFYKSGNKPEWMILNILPVIPPDLRPMLQLDGGRFASSDLNDLYRRVINRNNRLARLLELNAPGIIVQNEKRMLQEAVDALIDNGRRGRPITGPGSRPLKSLSHMLKGKQGRFRQNLLGKRVDFSGRSVIAVGPTLKMYQCGVPREMAIELFKPFVMREIVARDIVQNVKAAKRLVERGDERIWDILEEVIKEHPVLLNRAPTLHRLGIQAFEPVLIDGKALRLHPLVCEAYNADFDGDQMAIHVPLSEEAQAEARILMLAAEHILNPKDGKPVVTPSQDMVLGNYYLTMEEAGREGEGMVFKDRDEAVMAYRNGYVHLHSRVGIATDSLNKPWTEEQKHKVLLTTVGKILFNDIMPEGLPYLQEPTNANLTEGVPAKYFLPLGGDIKEAIRNLELNPPFKKKNLGNIIAEIFKRFRTTETSALLDRMKNLGYHHSTLAGLTVGIADIPVVEDKAEIIEESHKRVEQITKQFRRGMITDDERYNAVTAEWRAAREKLEKRLIANQDPKNPIVMMMDSGARGNISNFSQLAGMRGLMAAPNGRIMELPILSNFREGLSVLEMFFSTHGARKGMTDTALKTADSGYLTRRLVDVAQDVIIREDDCGTDRGLLIRSIAEGKEMIESLEERLNGRYTKKTVKHPETGAVIIGPNELITEDKAREIVNAGVEEVTIRSVFTCNTRHGVCRHCYGINLATGDAVEVGEAVGTIAAQSIGEPGTQLTMRTFHTGGVASNTDITQGLPRVQEIFEARNPKGEAVITEVKGQVTAIEEDASTRTKKVFVKGETGEGEYVVPFTARMRVEVGDQVSRGAALTEGSIQPKRLLAVRDVLSVETYLLGEVQKVYRSQGVEIGDKHIEVMVRQMIRKVRVMDPGDTDLLMGTLMDINDFTDANKDVLIAGGVPATGRPVLMGITKASLETNSFLSAASFQETTRVLTDAAIRGKKDHLLGLKENVIIGKIIPAGTGMARYRNLEPQAINEAEYLAPEQEEAELAPVEEVVEIQVEETVE, encoded by the coding sequence GTGGTTGATGTAAATCGTTTTAAAAGTATGCAAATCACCCTAGCTTCTCCAAGCAAAGTCCGTTCATGGTCTTATGGAGAAGTCAAAAAACCTGAAACAATCAATTACCGTACCTTGAAACCAGAACGTGAAGGACTCTTTGACGAAGTCATCTTTGGTCCTACAAAAGACTGGGAATGTGCTTGTGGGAAGTACAAACGCATTCGTTACAGAGGGATTGTTTGTGACCGCTGTGGGGTTGAAGTAACGCGTACAAAAGTTCGTCGTGAGCGTATGGGGCACATCGAGTTGAAAGCTCCTGTATCTCACATCTGGTACTTCAAGGGGATTCCAAGCCGTATGGGCTTGACCCTTGATATGAGCCCTCGTGCCCTCGAGGAAGTTATCTACTTTGCGGCTTATGTGGTGATTGATCCGAAGGATACACCACTTGAGCACAAGTCAATCATGACAGAACGCGAATACCGTGAACGCTTGCGTGAGTATGGTTATGGATCATTCGTTGCCAAGATGGGTGCTGAAGCTATCCAAGACCTTTTGAAACAAGTAGATCTTGAAAAAGAAATTGCGGAACTCAAAGAAGAGTTGAAAACAGCTACTGGACAAAAACGTGTCAAAGCCATCCGTCGTTTGGATGTCTTGGATGCCTTTTACAAGTCTGGAAACAAACCTGAATGGATGATTCTCAACATCCTTCCGGTTATTCCACCAGATCTTCGTCCAATGTTGCAGTTGGATGGTGGCCGTTTTGCCTCATCTGACTTGAACGACCTTTATCGTCGTGTTATCAACCGTAACAACCGTTTGGCTCGTTTGCTTGAGTTGAATGCACCAGGTATCATCGTTCAAAATGAGAAGCGTATGCTTCAAGAAGCGGTTGACGCTTTGATTGACAATGGTCGTCGTGGTCGCCCGATCACAGGACCAGGTAGCCGTCCACTCAAATCATTGAGCCACATGCTTAAAGGGAAACAAGGACGCTTCCGTCAAAACTTGCTCGGTAAACGTGTTGACTTCTCAGGACGTTCCGTTATCGCCGTTGGTCCAACTCTTAAGATGTACCAATGTGGTGTGCCGCGTGAAATGGCGATCGAGCTCTTTAAACCATTTGTCATGCGTGAAATCGTTGCCCGTGATATCGTGCAAAACGTCAAAGCAGCGAAACGCTTGGTGGAACGTGGAGATGAACGCATCTGGGATATCCTCGAAGAAGTGATTAAAGAACACCCAGTGCTTTTGAACCGCGCACCGACCCTTCACCGTTTGGGTATCCAAGCCTTCGAGCCAGTCTTGATTGATGGTAAGGCCCTTCGCTTGCACCCACTTGTCTGTGAAGCCTACAATGCCGACTTTGACGGTGACCAAATGGCCATCCACGTACCGCTTTCAGAAGAAGCCCAAGCAGAAGCTCGTATCCTCATGCTTGCTGCTGAGCATATCTTGAACCCGAAAGATGGGAAGCCAGTTGTTACTCCATCTCAGGACATGGTTTTGGGTAACTACTATTTGACCATGGAAGAAGCTGGTCGTGAGGGTGAAGGAATGGTCTTCAAAGACCGTGACGAAGCTGTTATGGCTTACCGCAATGGTTATGTTCACCTCCACTCACGTGTTGGTATCGCAACAGACAGTCTTAACAAACCATGGACAGAAGAGCAAAAACACAAGGTCTTGCTGACAACTGTTGGTAAAATCCTCTTCAACGACATCATGCCAGAGGGTCTACCTTACTTGCAAGAACCAACAAATGCTAACTTAACAGAAGGTGTTCCAGCTAAGTACTTCTTGCCACTAGGTGGAGATATCAAGGAAGCAATTCGCAACCTTGAACTCAACCCTCCATTCAAGAAGAAAAACCTTGGAAATATCATCGCTGAAATCTTCAAACGTTTCCGTACGACAGAAACATCTGCCCTACTTGACCGTATGAAGAACCTCGGTTACCACCACTCAACTCTTGCAGGATTGACAGTGGGGATCGCCGACATTCCAGTCGTTGAAGACAAGGCTGAAATCATTGAGGAATCACACAAACGTGTAGAACAAATCACCAAACAATTCCGTCGTGGTATGATCACAGACGACGAGCGTTACAATGCCGTTACAGCTGAATGGCGTGCAGCTCGTGAAAAATTGGAGAAACGTTTGATTGCCAACCAAGATCCTAAGAACCCAATCGTTATGATGATGGACTCTGGAGCCCGTGGTAACATCTCAAACTTCTCACAGCTTGCCGGTATGCGTGGTCTGATGGCTGCTCCGAATGGACGTATCATGGAATTGCCAATCCTTTCAAACTTCCGCGAAGGTTTGTCAGTACTCGAAATGTTCTTCTCAACTCACGGTGCCCGTAAAGGTATGACCGATACGGCCCTTAAGACAGCCGACTCAGGTTACTTGACTCGTCGTTTGGTTGACGTTGCCCAAGACGTTATCATCCGTGAGGACGACTGTGGAACAGACCGTGGTCTCTTGATCCGTTCTATCGCAGAAGGAAAAGAGATGATCGAGTCTCTCGAAGAGCGTCTCAATGGTCGTTATACTAAGAAAACTGTTAAACACCCAGAAACTGGCGCAGTGATCATTGGTCCAAATGAGTTGATTACAGAAGACAAGGCGCGTGAAATTGTCAATGCTGGTGTGGAAGAAGTGACTATCCGTTCCGTATTTACATGTAACACTCGTCATGGTGTCTGCCGTCACTGTTACGGTATCAACTTGGCGACTGGTGATGCGGTTGAAGTTGGTGAAGCAGTTGGTACAATCGCTGCCCAATCTATCGGGGAACCTGGTACACAGCTTACAATGCGTACCTTCCACACGGGTGGGGTTGCCTCAAATACCGATATCACTCAGGGTCTTCCTCGTGTCCAAGAAATCTTTGAAGCCCGCAATCCTAAAGGGGAAGCGGTCATCACAGAGGTCAAAGGACAAGTTACAGCTATCGAAGAAGACGCGTCAACTCGTACCAAGAAAGTCTTCGTTAAGGGTGAAACTGGAGAAGGCGAATACGTGGTACCATTTACAGCCCGTATGCGCGTCGAAGTTGGAGACCAAGTCTCTCGCGGTGCGGCATTGACAGAAGGTTCTATCCAACCGAAACGTCTCCTCGCTGTTCGTGATGTCTTGTCAGTTGAAACCTACCTTCTCGGTGAAGTACAAAAAGTTTACCGTAGCCAAGGGGTAGAAATCGGTGACAAGCACATCGAGGTAATGGTTCGTCAAATGATCCGTAAAGTTCGTGTCATGGATCCAGGTGACACAGACCTTCTTATGGGTACTCTCATGGACATCAACGACTTTACAGATGCTAACAAGGATGTTCTTATCGCAGGTGGAGTTCCAGCGACTGGTCGCCCAGTTCTTATGGGAATCACCAAAGCCTCACTTGAAACAAATAGTTTCTTGTCAGCGGCTTCCTTCCAGGAAACAACTCGTGTCCTTACAGATGCGGCCATCCGTGGTAAGAAAGATCATCTCCTTGGACTCAAGGAAAATGTTATCATCGGTAAGATCATCCCAGCTGGTACTGGTATGGCTCGCTACCGTAACCTTGAACCACAAGCTATCAATGAAGCAGAATATCTGGCTCCAGAACAAGAAGAGGCAGAACTTGCTCCTGTAGAGGAAGTTGTGGAAATCCAAGTTGAAGAAACAGTAGAATAA
- the ndk gene encoding nucleoside-diphosphate kinase produces the protein MEQTFFIIKPDGVKRGLVGQVLKRIEERGFKIEKLELRSAVSEALIDQHYQDLVEKSFYPPIRQFMTSGPVVVGILSGPKVIETWRTMMGATRPEEALPGTIRGDFAKAAGDNQAIQNVVHGSDSEASAKREIALWFKD, from the coding sequence ATGGAACAAACATTCTTTATCATTAAGCCAGATGGTGTGAAAAGAGGGCTGGTTGGTCAGGTTCTGAAAAGAATTGAGGAGCGTGGTTTCAAAATCGAAAAATTAGAGTTACGTTCAGCAGTTTCAGAAGCTTTGATTGATCAACACTATCAAGACTTGGTTGAAAAAAGTTTTTATCCTCCTATCCGTCAGTTTATGACTTCAGGACCGGTAGTGGTGGGCATTCTATCAGGACCGAAAGTGATTGAAACTTGGCGGACCATGATGGGTGCTACTCGTCCAGAAGAAGCCTTGCCTGGAACTATCCGAGGAGATTTTGCTAAAGCAGCAGGAGACAATCAAGCTATTCAAAATGTAGTTCATGGCTCCGATTCGGAAGCTTCTGCAAAACGTGAAATTGCTCTCTGGTTTAAGGATTAG
- the tsaE gene encoding tRNA (adenosine(37)-N6)-threonylcarbamoyltransferase complex ATPase subunit type 1 TsaE, producing MHTKNEEELLALGERLGHLLQKDDVLILTGELGAGKTTFTKGLAKGLDIRQMIKSPTYTIVREYEGRLPLYHLDVYRIEGDADSIDLDEFLFGGGVTVIEWGHLLGEDLPDSYLELEILKEAEGRCLHFTAHGSRAEQLIKELQDGV from the coding sequence ATGCACACAAAAAATGAAGAAGAGCTTCTAGCTCTCGGAGAAAGATTAGGTCATTTGCTTCAAAAAGACGATGTTCTGATCTTGACTGGAGAGTTGGGAGCGGGTAAAACAACCTTTACAAAAGGCCTTGCTAAGGGCTTGGATATCCGTCAAATGATTAAAAGTCCAACCTATACCATTGTCAGAGAGTACGAAGGACGTTTGCCACTTTACCACTTGGATGTCTACCGTATCGAAGGTGATGCTGATTCTATTGACTTGGATGAGTTTCTCTTCGGTGGTGGTGTGACTGTTATTGAGTGGGGGCATCTTTTGGGTGAAGATTTACCAGATTCTTACTTGGAGTTGGAAATTTTGAAAGAAGCTGAGGGGCGTTGTCTTCATTTTACGGCTCATGGCTCTCGGGCTGAACAACTCATCAAGGAGCTTCAAGATGGAGTATGA
- a CDS encoding GNAT family N-acetyltransferase has product MEYELCIREAEISDATALIAFLDCVGQETDFTSLDENGIMMTASEMALFIEKQAASENQITLLALLNDEIAGVLNITADQHLRVRHIGDVFLAVRRKFWNQGLATILLEEGIEWAKVSGVLRRLQLSVQKRNEAAIHLYSKMGFITEGLQERGAYLAEGIFLDVCLMGKLINE; this is encoded by the coding sequence ATGGAGTATGAGTTGTGTATTCGTGAGGCAGAGATTTCAGATGCTACAGCCTTAATTGCATTTTTAGATTGTGTCGGTCAAGAGACAGATTTTACCAGCTTGGATGAAAATGGCATCATGATGACAGCTTCTGAAATGGCTCTTTTTATCGAAAAACAAGCTGCATCAGAGAATCAAATTACTCTCCTCGCCTTACTGAATGATGAGATTGCAGGAGTCTTAAATATCACAGCGGACCAACATTTAAGAGTTCGACATATCGGTGATGTTTTTCTAGCAGTTCGCAGGAAATTCTGGAACCAAGGCTTGGCGACTATACTTCTAGAAGAAGGCATCGAGTGGGCTAAAGTCAGTGGCGTCTTGCGCCGTTTGCAACTCAGTGTACAAAAACGAAACGAGGCTGCGATCCACCTCTACTCAAAAATGGGATTTATCACAGAAGGCTTACAAGAAAGAGGAGCCTATTTAGCAGAAGGGATATTTTTAGATGTTTGTCTTATGGGCAAGCTGATAAATGAATAA
- a CDS encoding LCP family protein, with amino-acid sequence MIKKLIGMVLGFLAVTVLGVAVYGYTIFQQGTATLSEKTYKKIGEETNVIEATEPLTILLMGVDTGNVERTDPWAGNSDSMILLTVNPKTKKTTMMSLERDILTKIETGNGQVQEAKLNAAYANGGAELAISTIQKMMNIHIDRYVMVNMQGLQQLVDAVGGITVNNTLGFPISIADQEEFNKISIGVGEQTLNGEEALVYSRMRYQDPEGDYGRQKRQREVIQKIVEKVLSLNSVSHYQGILKALSDNMQTNVDLSAKSIPQLLGYQDSFKNIETHQLRGEDAELQGISYQIVTSEHMLEMQNLLRSSLGKEPVTELETNAVLYETAFGRTAPSTSTNASNEEAE; translated from the coding sequence ATGATTAAAAAATTAATTGGAATGGTGCTAGGTTTCCTAGCAGTAACAGTTTTAGGTGTAGCGGTTTATGGTTACACCATTTTCCAACAAGGAACAGCAACCTTGAGTGAAAAGACTTATAAAAAAATTGGTGAAGAAACCAACGTTATCGAAGCGACGGAGCCTCTGACCATCCTCTTGATGGGGGTAGATACGGGAAATGTGGAACGTACAGACCCGTGGGCGGGAAATAGTGATTCCATGATTCTCCTGACGGTTAATCCCAAAACAAAGAAAACCACAATGATGAGTTTGGAACGGGATATTTTGACCAAGATTGAGACTGGAAACGGTCAAGTTCAGGAAGCCAAACTCAATGCGGCCTATGCTAATGGTGGTGCGGAACTTGCAATTTCTACTATTCAAAAGATGATGAATATCCACATTGACCGCTATGTGATGGTTAACATGCAGGGGCTTCAACAATTGGTGGATGCGGTTGGTGGAATTACCGTCAACAATACACTCGGTTTCCCAATTTCGATTGCTGACCAAGAGGAGTTTAATAAGATTTCTATCGGTGTTGGAGAACAAACCTTGAATGGGGAGGAAGCTCTGGTGTATTCACGGATGCGTTACCAAGACCCAGAGGGAGACTATGGTCGTCAAAAACGTCAACGTGAAGTTATTCAAAAGATCGTTGAGAAGGTTTTGAGCCTAAACAGTGTGAGTCATTATCAAGGTATCCTCAAAGCTTTGAGTGATAACATGCAGACCAATGTGGACTTGTCAGCTAAGAGCATTCCACAATTGCTCGGCTATCAAGATTCCTTCAAGAATATCGAAACGCATCAATTGCGTGGGGAAGATGCTGAGCTACAGGGAATTTCTTATCAGATTGTCACTTCAGAACATATGCTCGAAATGCAAAATCTCTTGCGTAGTTCGCTAGGTAAAGAGCCAGTGACAGAATTGGAAACCAATGCGGTACTGTAC